The Panthera leo isolate Ple1 chromosome C2, P.leo_Ple1_pat1.1, whole genome shotgun sequence genome window below encodes:
- the SUCNR1 gene encoding succinate receptor 1, whose protein sequence is MQIRLHYVQRHSLGLEALSGCWQRVSIKGSGPSNRMAWNETCQNWLAAEISLEKYYLSIFYGIEFVVGVLANTTVVFGYLFCLKNWNSSNIYLFNLSISDLAFLCTLPMLIRSYSQGKWTYGDVLCITNRYVLHANLYTSILFLTFISIDRYLLMKHPFREHFLQKKEFAVLISLGIWVLVTLELLPILSLIHPNIAVNGTNCIDYASSGDPKYNLIYSMCLTFLGFLIPLLVMCFFYFKIALFLKQRSIQLATALPFEKPLTLVIMAVVIFSVLFTPYHIMRNVRIASRLGKWKQSRCAQATINSLYIVTRPLAFMNSTVNPVFYFLMGDHFREMLMSKLRHQFKSLTSFRR, encoded by the exons ATGCAAATTAGGCTTCACTATGTCCAGCGGCACAGTCTTGGGTTAGAAGCTTTATCAGGTTGCTGGCAAAGAGTTTCCATCAAGGGATCAGGGCCTTCCAACAGAATG gCGTGGAATGAAACTTGCCAAAATTGGCTGGCAGCAGAGATTTCCCTGGAAAAGTActacctttccattttttatggGATCGAGTTTGTTGTGGGAGTCCTTGCAAATACAACTGTTGTGTTTGGCTACCTCTTCTGTCTGAAGAACTGGAATAGCAGTAACATTTATCTCTTTAACCTCTCTATCTCAGACTTGGCTTTTTTGTGCACCCTCCCCATGCTGATAAGAAGTTATTCTCAAGGAAAGTGGACATATGGGGATGTGCTCTGCATAACCAACCGATATGTGCTTCATGCCAACCTCTACACGAGCATCCTTTTTCTGACTTTTATCAGCATTGATCGATACCTGCTCATGAAGCATCCTTTCCGAGAACACTTTCTGCAAAAGAAAGAGTTCGCTGTTTTAATCTCTTTGGGTATTTGGGTTTTAGTAACCCTAGAGCTCCTGCCCATACTTTCTCTTATACATCCAAATATAGCTGTCAATGGCACCAACTGTATTGATTATGCAAGCTCTGGGGACCCCAAATACAACCTCATTTATAGCATGTGTCTAACCTTCTTGGGATTCCTCATTCCTCTTTTGGTGATGTGCTTCTTTTATTTCAAGATTGCTCTGTTCTTAAAGCAGAGGAGCATACAGCTTGCTACTGCTTTGCCCTTTGAAAAGCCCCTCACCTTAGTCATCATGGCAGTTGTGATCTTCTCCGTGCTTTTTACTCCCTACCACATCATGCGGAATGTGAGGATTGCTTCACGCCTGGGAAAATGGAAGCAGTCCCGCTGTGCTCAGGCCACCATCAACTCCTTATACATTGTGACTCGGCCTTTGGCCTTTATGAACAGCACCGTCAACCCTGTCTTCTACTTCCTTATGGGAGATCACTTCAGGGAGATGTTAATGAGCAAGCTGAGGCACCAATTCAAATCCCTGACATCCTTTAGAAGATGA